A region of Bifidobacterium adolescentis ATCC 15703 DNA encodes the following proteins:
- the cas7c gene encoding type I-C CRISPR-associated protein Cas7/Csd2 yields MAALENKIDFAIAFAVNNANPNGDPLNGNRPRTTSEGLGEVSDVALKRKIRNRLQDAGESVFVQSDDRSDDGAKSLSDRFNTYLKTLPKDEQKQKNVVFGKVCERWLDVRSFGQVFAFKKAKDTDEVSIGVRGPVSIQPAFSINPIAIDDVQITKSVNSETTDSGKKSSDTMGMKYRVSGRAVYVTYGSISPQLAERTGFSAEDAEKIKEALVTLFENDESSARPSGSMEVLDVVWFAHNCKGGQYSSAKVHRSVSVDADGTVNVDDASIPGLRYEVIEGR; encoded by the coding sequence ATGGCAGCTTTGGAAAATAAGATTGATTTTGCGATTGCCTTTGCGGTGAATAACGCAAATCCCAATGGTGATCCGTTGAATGGTAATCGTCCGAGAACGACGTCAGAAGGGCTGGGTGAGGTTTCCGACGTCGCCTTGAAGAGGAAGATCCGCAACCGTCTGCAGGATGCAGGAGAATCAGTCTTTGTGCAGTCTGATGATCGTTCCGATGATGGTGCCAAATCGCTGTCGGACAGGTTCAATACATATCTGAAGACCTTGCCGAAGGATGAGCAGAAGCAGAAGAATGTAGTCTTCGGTAAGGTGTGCGAGCGTTGGCTTGATGTGCGGTCCTTTGGTCAGGTTTTCGCCTTTAAGAAGGCCAAGGATACCGATGAGGTTTCGATTGGCGTACGCGGACCGGTCTCGATTCAGCCGGCATTCTCCATTAATCCCATCGCAATTGACGATGTGCAAATCACTAAATCGGTCAACAGCGAGACTACGGATTCCGGTAAAAAATCATCCGACACCATGGGCATGAAGTATCGTGTCTCTGGACGTGCCGTATATGTAACTTATGGAAGCATTAGCCCCCAGCTGGCGGAAAGAACAGGTTTCAGCGCAGAGGATGCAGAGAAAATCAAGGAAGCTCTGGTCACGCTGTTCGAGAATGATGAGAGTTCGGCACGTCCGTCGGGATCGATGGAAGTGCTGGATGTCGTCTGGTTTGCACATAACTGCAAGGGGGGCCAGTATTCTTCGGCCAAAGTTCATCGTTCCGTTTCCGTTGACGCGGATGGAACCGTGAATGTAGATGACGCTTCCATTCCAGGCCTTCGCTACGAAGTAATCGAAGGCCGCTGA
- a CDS encoding type I-C CRISPR-associated protein Cas8c/Csd1 produces the protein MSLFGNLLTTYEMIQGASGQTPHSAEKDGDADAAKRALIPYGHTTLPVSLTVLVDANGCIRGVAKRKSTIIIPCTEESMGRTIKPVPHPLFDQLQYVDSGRSPEKTSMYLQQLAKWKGDDAKLEAVFKCVSEHSISEAAAHYGVELTDKDDKAGVCFEVQIGLEDSDLSNDVDIRNRWIAYLQRSQHRLGKDVFGEDLYTPTTNFPKKVVSSDANAKLLSANDSTNFTFRGRFSSKEQALLVDSASSQKINSTLRWLVNNHGTLTGNQAIVVWAIKRPEEKPVLNPQSGSFDFDDFLSPIADESKALHDDISDALNATNVQYAKIFSRVLRGYEGAEDLEDAQ, from the coding sequence ATGAGTCTGTTTGGTAATTTGCTTACTACCTACGAAATGATACAGGGGGCGTCTGGTCAGACTCCTCATAGTGCAGAGAAAGATGGTGACGCTGACGCTGCGAAGAGGGCGCTGATTCCGTACGGGCATACGACTCTTCCGGTTTCGCTGACAGTGCTTGTGGACGCGAATGGTTGTATCAGAGGTGTTGCCAAGAGAAAGAGCACCATCATCATTCCTTGTACAGAGGAATCGATGGGAAGGACCATTAAGCCAGTACCGCATCCGCTGTTTGATCAGTTACAGTACGTCGATAGTGGGCGCAGTCCTGAGAAGACGAGCATGTACTTGCAGCAGCTTGCAAAATGGAAAGGTGATGACGCCAAGCTTGAAGCTGTTTTCAAGTGTGTGTCGGAGCATAGCATCAGCGAGGCTGCTGCGCATTATGGCGTGGAGCTAACGGATAAGGACGATAAAGCCGGTGTTTGTTTCGAGGTTCAAATCGGACTCGAAGATTCTGATTTATCGAATGACGTTGATATTCGGAATCGTTGGATTGCGTATCTGCAGCGTTCTCAACACAGGCTGGGGAAGGATGTTTTTGGCGAGGATCTTTATACGCCAACCACTAATTTCCCTAAAAAGGTAGTTAGCTCCGATGCCAATGCCAAGCTATTGTCTGCTAATGATTCTACGAATTTTACTTTTCGTGGACGTTTTTCCAGTAAGGAACAAGCTTTGCTGGTTGATAGTGCGTCCTCTCAGAAAATCAACTCCACTTTGCGGTGGTTGGTGAATAATCATGGAACGTTGACAGGCAATCAGGCTATCGTTGTCTGGGCAATAAAAAGACCTGAGGAAAAGCCCGTATTGAATCCGCAGTCAGGATCTTTTGATTTTGATGATTTCCTCTCGCCAATAGCTGACGAATCCAAAGCGCTTCATGACGACATCAGCGATGCGCTAAATGCGACAAATGTTCAGTATGCAAAAATTTTCTCAAGGGTTCTGAGAGGATATGAGGGTGCGGAGGATCTCGAAGACGCACAATGA
- the cas4 gene encoding CRISPR-associated protein Cas4, giving the protein MKGPDGYSEADWLALSGIQHFSFCKRQWALIHIEQLWSENYLTTAGHLEHERAHDYAASESRGDMLIMRDLRVYSRALGITGACDVVEFHKSNDGVPLHGRDGLWLPYPIEYKHGKSKTIDADRLQLCAEAMCLEEMLACDIPEGALFYQQTKRRERVKFDEDLRNMVEADFLQMHDLFSRGWTPKVKQTRSCSACSLRDLCLPELRKMKSAKAYIEERLKESGE; this is encoded by the coding sequence ATGAAAGGGCCAGATGGTTATTCAGAAGCAGATTGGCTGGCCCTTTCGGGTATTCAGCATTTCTCATTCTGCAAGCGTCAATGGGCGCTTATTCATATCGAGCAGCTGTGGTCAGAAAATTATCTGACCACAGCGGGGCATCTGGAACATGAACGCGCCCACGATTATGCGGCTTCTGAATCTCGCGGCGATATGCTGATCATGCGGGATTTGAGAGTCTATTCGCGAGCGCTCGGCATAACTGGAGCCTGTGATGTTGTGGAATTCCATAAGTCTAATGATGGTGTTCCGCTTCACGGAAGAGATGGATTGTGGTTGCCGTATCCGATTGAATACAAACACGGCAAATCCAAAACGATTGATGCTGATCGTTTACAGCTATGCGCGGAAGCGATGTGCTTGGAAGAAATGCTCGCGTGTGATATTCCTGAAGGTGCTTTGTTCTATCAGCAGACAAAACGTCGTGAGCGGGTAAAATTTGACGAAGATCTTCGCAACATGGTCGAAGCTGACTTCTTGCAAATGCATGATCTTTTCTCCCGTGGATGGACTCCCAAAGTGAAACAGACCAGATCGTGTTCGGCATGTTCTCTACGGGATTTGTGCCTGCCTGAATTACGGAAGATGAAATCGGCAAAAGCATATATCGAAGAACGGCTCAAGGAAAGCGGGGAGTGA
- a CDS encoding type I-C CRISPR-associated protein Cas8c/Csd1 — translation MVVVILDAATTGRLGVTFYCELQKDEYIKRILQWHVDAAWPLTFFKKSIVEGAERVNVVQYEGAPSFTDIINCACGTSDRSSKSYKRFAKDVKERLIECMFGGAQFPMSILNAACHKVTKPMGYDNIRVWRRDFEIACSLWKKHYIDETRKQHRQEDVITMYLEPNRDDRDYLYGRLLALADNFEESVLRKQGVKDRPTNAIKLMSNFTAKPYTTWGTLWKQLTPYLKSANGGSWFRNEVDDVMALFKEGDFEDNKALSPMFLLGYSCQRRASKRKAQEISQKNNSNN, via the coding sequence ATGGTTGTCGTCATCTTGGATGCTGCTACAACGGGGCGTTTAGGCGTAACGTTCTACTGCGAGCTTCAGAAGGACGAATACATTAAGCGCATACTGCAATGGCATGTCGATGCAGCTTGGCCTCTTACATTTTTCAAAAAAAGCATCGTGGAGGGAGCTGAGCGGGTTAATGTCGTTCAGTATGAAGGGGCTCCATCGTTCACTGACATTATCAACTGTGCTTGTGGCACGTCTGATAGGAGCAGCAAGAGCTATAAACGCTTCGCGAAAGATGTGAAGGAACGGCTTATTGAATGTATGTTTGGCGGAGCGCAATTTCCCATGTCGATTTTGAATGCCGCATGTCATAAGGTCACCAAGCCTATGGGATACGACAATATCAGGGTCTGGCGTCGTGATTTTGAAATCGCTTGCAGCCTATGGAAAAAACACTATATCGATGAAACAAGAAAACAGCATAGACAGGAGGACGTAATAACCATGTATCTTGAACCGAATCGAGATGATCGTGATTATCTGTATGGAAGGTTGTTGGCGCTTGCCGACAATTTCGAGGAAAGCGTCTTGCGTAAGCAGGGAGTCAAGGACCGTCCAACCAATGCAATCAAATTGATGAGCAATTTCACGGCGAAGCCCTATACGACGTGGGGCACATTGTGGAAGCAGCTTACGCCATACCTTAAATCGGCAAACGGTGGGTCCTGGTTCCGTAATGAAGTCGACGATGTTATGGCTTTGTTTAAGGAAGGGGATTTTGAAGATAATAAGGCGCTTTCGCCAATGTTTCTTCTGGGATATTCATGTCAGCGGAGAGCATCTAAGCGTAAAGCGCAAGAGATTTCTCAAAAAAATAATAGCAACAACTGA
- the cas1c gene encoding type I-C CRISPR-associated endonuclease Cas1c, whose translation MKQLLNTLFVMTEDAYLALENDNVVIYQNDQTLAKVPLRSIEGIMCFSYKGASPALMGRCGKLGVSMAFYSPRGHYYCSVLGEENRNVLLRREQFRVADDEQKSLRYAKSFIVGKLYNAKWVLERTKRDHALRVNIDRLAEQSGKLSAALSKARKSLTIDELRGVEGLAAKDYFYAFDDLVLKNKDDFFFTSRSRRPPLDRLNALLSFCYSILTNDCIAALQGVGLDPYVGFMHTDRPGRASLALDLVEEFRPVLADRFVLTLVNTGAVKPGDFEIRENGGVLLSDFGRKKVLTAWQKKKSDQILHPFLQEKISWGLVPYVQALLLARSLRGDLDDYPPFMWK comes from the coding sequence ATGAAGCAGCTGTTAAACACGTTGTTTGTGATGACAGAAGATGCCTATCTTGCCTTGGAGAACGATAATGTTGTGATTTATCAGAATGACCAAACCTTGGCGAAAGTGCCATTACGGTCAATTGAAGGAATCATGTGTTTCTCGTATAAGGGTGCTTCGCCTGCTCTTATGGGGCGCTGCGGCAAACTGGGCGTTTCTATGGCATTCTATTCACCGAGAGGTCATTATTACTGTTCCGTGTTAGGGGAGGAGAATCGTAATGTGCTACTTCGCCGTGAACAATTTCGAGTCGCGGATGACGAACAAAAATCTTTGCGTTATGCGAAATCTTTCATTGTTGGCAAGCTTTACAATGCGAAATGGGTGCTCGAACGCACGAAACGTGATCATGCTTTGCGGGTGAACATCGACCGACTTGCCGAGCAGAGCGGCAAATTGTCGGCGGCATTGTCAAAAGCTCGAAAAAGCTTGACGATTGATGAGTTGAGGGGTGTCGAAGGGCTTGCTGCCAAAGATTATTTCTACGCTTTTGACGATTTGGTTCTGAAGAATAAAGATGATTTCTTTTTCACCAGTAGGTCGAGGAGACCTCCGCTGGACAGGCTGAATGCATTATTGTCTTTTTGCTACTCCATATTGACGAATGATTGCATTGCGGCTTTGCAAGGTGTGGGGTTGGATCCGTATGTTGGTTTTATGCATACGGATCGGCCGGGGAGAGCCTCTCTGGCATTGGATCTAGTTGAAGAGTTTCGCCCGGTGTTGGCTGACCGCTTCGTTCTGACATTGGTTAATACAGGCGCTGTTAAGCCGGGGGATTTTGAAATACGGGAGAATGGCGGGGTGCTGCTGTCTGATTTCGGGCGGAAGAAAGTGCTTACGGCGTGGCAGAAAAAGAAGAGTGATCAGATTCTTCATCCGTTCCTGCAAGAAAAAATTTCGTGGGGATTGGTTCCGTATGTGCAAGCGCTGCTGCTAGCTCGATCGTTGCGGGGTGATCTTGATGATTACCCGCCATTTATGTGGAAGTAA